In one Platichthys flesus chromosome 3, fPlaFle2.1, whole genome shotgun sequence genomic region, the following are encoded:
- the psat1 gene encoding phosphoserine aminotransferase: MEQKPPINFCAGPAKLPQSVLLEAQKELINYNGTGISVLEMSHRSSDFSKIMSKTESLLRELLNIPSNYKVMFLQGGGSGQFSAVPLNLIGLKEDRCADYLVTGTWSAKAAKEAEKYGKPNIVHPKLDSYTKIPDPSSWTLNPSASYVYYCSNETIHGVEYNFTPETNGVVLVCDMSSNFLSRPVDVSKFGLIFAGAQKNVGSAGVTVVIVREDLLGHTLKECPIILDYKVQAENNSLYNTPPCFSIYIMCLVLDWIKNNGGSAAMETLNIQKSSIIYDIINASKGFYTCSVDMACRSRMNIPIRMGKKDGDEALEKKFLDEAAKRGMISLKGHRSVGGIRVSLYNAVTVEETQTLAAYMKDFLKEHQ; this comes from the exons ATGGAGCAGAAACCACCCATCAACTTCTGCGCTGGACCCGCGAAACTCCCGCAATCT GTGCTGCTGGAGGCACAGAAGGAGCTCATCAACTACAATGGCACCGGCATCAGTGTTCTTG AGATGAGTCACCGCTCGTCGGACTTCAGCAAAATCATGAGCAAAACAGAGAGTCTCCTGCGTGAGTTGTT AAATATCCCCTCCAACTACAAGGTGATGTTCCTGCAGGGCGGCGGCTCCGGGCAGTTCAGCGCCGTTCCGCTCAACCTGATTGGCCTCAAGGAGGACAGGTGTGCCGACTACCTGGTGACCGGCACGTGGTCGGCCAAGGCGGCGAAAGAAGCGGAGAAATACGGCAAACCCAACATCGTCCACCCGAAGCTGGACAGCTACACGA AAATCCCAGACCCCAGCAGCTGGACTCTGAACCCCTCGGCCTCATACGTCTACTACTGCAGCAACGAGACCATCCACGGCGTGGAGTACAACTTCACGCCTGAAACAAACGGGGTGGTGCTCGTCTGCGACATGTCCTCCAACTTCCTGTCCCGACCTGTGGACGTGTCGAAG TTTGGGCTGATCTTCGCCGGAGCTCAGAAGAACGTGGGCTCTGCCGGTGTGACCGTGGTCATCGTGCGTGAGGACTTGTTAGGCCACACCCTGAAGGAGTGTCCCATCATCCTGGACTACAAGGTGCAGGCTGAGAATAACTCCCTCTACAACACGCCGCCGTGTTTCAG TATCTACATCATGTGTCTGGTTCTGGACTGGATCAAGAACAATGGCGGCAGTGCTGCCATGGAAACGCTCAACATCCAGAAGTCCTCCATAATTTATGACATCATCAACGCCTCTAAAGGTTTCTATAC GTGTTCTGTAGACATGGCCTGTCGAAGCCGCATGAACATCCCAATTCGTATGGGGAAGAAAGACGGAGATGAAGCTTTGGAAAAGAAGTTCCTGGACGAAGCAGCCAAACGTGGAATGATATCATtgaaaggtcacag gtcagTTGGAGGAATTCGTGTATCCCTGTACAACGCTGTGACAGTGGAGGAAACTCAGACCCTGGCTGCCTACATGAAAGATTTCCTCAAAGAGCACCAATAG